Proteins from one Ranitomeya variabilis isolate aRanVar5 chromosome 1, aRanVar5.hap1, whole genome shotgun sequence genomic window:
- the LOC143793105 gene encoding uncharacterized protein LOC143793105 isoform X1, with the protein MEPLIQQLIQRAEEEGGAEWLRSCLAMRPAIKPTSNIEVPASPVPRSASPPLFAEASASPARSSRSPRRNRRARIMYSPTPPSPLIPEGPLPTRNRRQKSSSQKSRSPPRELHKSRLSSHFQAPDAEATSGASQRNEEEVPAAAMSAEVPSNRSSRISAAAVQGSWLATESDSGEISNSSATAAASAAAKSWMITPAVPSRDVMRPSHRQHSPAGAGLSAGTPAAQDLRLHGSGLLSVWIIGHSYVFWAEKRANVRSYTKNLSFNTSFLQVFWFSRRGMCWRNLIDDIRKLKKIWPNPNLIILHLGGNDLGRISTLNLIALMRRDISFLKTEFFNSTLVFSEIIPRFLWFSNDMVFLERIRKRINRNMEKFMFLTEGFSFRHSDLEEVIPGMYRGDLVHLSDVGLDIMNLDFQSIIEKWLWRLGGASPC; encoded by the exons ATGGAACCCCTGATACAACAGCTGATCCAGCGAGCGGAGGAAGAAGGCGGCGCTGAATGGCTGCGGAGCTGCCTGGCCATGAGACCGGCTATAAAACCTACCTCTAATATTGAGGTGCCGGCTTCTCCTGTGCCACGGTCAGCGTCCCCCCCTCTGTTTGCCGAAGCTTCAGCATCGCCGGCGAGGTCAAGTCGGAGCCCCAGGAGGAACCGGAGAGCGAGGATAATGTACTCGCCGACACCGCCATCTCCGCTGATTCCGGAAGGTCCTCTGCCAACGCGCAATAGGAGGCAGAAGTCGTCGAGTCAAAAATCCCGGAGCCCGCCGCGAGAGCTTCATAAGAGCCGGCTGTCATCTCATTTCCAGGCGCCGGATGCAGAGGCTACGTCCGGCGCGTCGCAGAGGAATGAGGAAGAAGTTCCGGCGGCAGCAATGTCAGCTGAGGTGCCGTCTAACCGCAGTAGCCGTATAAGCGCTGCTGCGGTCCAGGGATCATGGCTAGCGACGGAGTCCGATAGCGGTGAGATCAGCAACTCAAGCGCTACAGCTGCCGCTTCCGCCGCTGCTAAATCCTGGATGATTACGCCTGCAGTGCCCAGCCGAGATGTCATGCGCCCTTCTCATCGCCAGCATTCGCCCGCAGGAGCGGGCTTGAGTGCTGGCACCCCAGCTGCGCAGGACCTGAGGCTTCATGGATCCG GTTTACTTTCTGTATGGATCATCGGGCACTCTTATGTTTTTTGGGCCGAAAAAAGGGCAAATGTAAGATCCTATACAAAGAATCTTTCCTTTAATACATCTTTTCTTCAAGTTTTTTGGTTTAGCAGGCGTGGAATGTGCTGGAGGAATTTGATAGACGACATTCGGAAATTGAAGAAGATATGGCCTAATCCGAACTTAATAATTTTACATTTAGGTGGCAACGACTTGGGAAGAATTAGCACTCTTAATCTGATTGCTCTGATGAGGAGGGATATCTCCTTTTTGAAAACTGAATTTTTTAACTCTACTCTAGTGTTTTCAGAAATTATCCCACGGTTTTTATGGTTTAGTAATGACATGGTTTTTCTTGAAAGGATTCGCAAGAGAATCAATAGGAATATGGAGAAATTTATGTTTTTAACTGAAGGTTTTTCTTTTAGGCACTCGGATCTGGAGGAAGTCATCCCGGGCATGTATAGGGGGGACTTAGTTCATTTATCGGATGTGGGCCTGGACATCATGAATTTAGACTTCCAGTCTATTATTGAGAAATGGCTGTGGCGTTTGGGGGGGGCCTCACCTTGTTAA
- the LOC143793105 gene encoding uncharacterized protein LOC143793105 isoform X2 has protein sequence MEPLIQQLIQRAEEEGGAEWLRSCLAMRPAIKPTSNIEVPASPVPRSASPPLFAEASASPARSSRSPRRNRRARIMYSPTPPSPLIPEGPLPTRNRRQKSSSQKSRSPPRELHKSRLSSHFQAPDAEATSGASQRNEEEVPAAAMSAEVPSNRSSRISAAAVQGSWLATESDSGEISNSSATAAASAAAKSWMITPAVPSRDVMRPSHRQHSPAGAGLSAGTPAAQDLRLHGSGLLSVWIIGHSYVFWAEKRANALGSGGSHPGHV, from the exons ATGGAACCCCTGATACAACAGCTGATCCAGCGAGCGGAGGAAGAAGGCGGCGCTGAATGGCTGCGGAGCTGCCTGGCCATGAGACCGGCTATAAAACCTACCTCTAATATTGAGGTGCCGGCTTCTCCTGTGCCACGGTCAGCGTCCCCCCCTCTGTTTGCCGAAGCTTCAGCATCGCCGGCGAGGTCAAGTCGGAGCCCCAGGAGGAACCGGAGAGCGAGGATAATGTACTCGCCGACACCGCCATCTCCGCTGATTCCGGAAGGTCCTCTGCCAACGCGCAATAGGAGGCAGAAGTCGTCGAGTCAAAAATCCCGGAGCCCGCCGCGAGAGCTTCATAAGAGCCGGCTGTCATCTCATTTCCAGGCGCCGGATGCAGAGGCTACGTCCGGCGCGTCGCAGAGGAATGAGGAAGAAGTTCCGGCGGCAGCAATGTCAGCTGAGGTGCCGTCTAACCGCAGTAGCCGTATAAGCGCTGCTGCGGTCCAGGGATCATGGCTAGCGACGGAGTCCGATAGCGGTGAGATCAGCAACTCAAGCGCTACAGCTGCCGCTTCCGCCGCTGCTAAATCCTGGATGATTACGCCTGCAGTGCCCAGCCGAGATGTCATGCGCCCTTCTCATCGCCAGCATTCGCCCGCAGGAGCGGGCTTGAGTGCTGGCACCCCAGCTGCGCAGGACCTGAGGCTTCATGGATCCG GTTTACTTTCTGTATGGATCATCGGGCACTCTTATGTTTTTTGGGCCGAAAAAAGGGCAAAT GCACTCGGATCTGGAGGAAGTCATCCCGGGCATGTATAG